Proteins encoded in a region of the Euleptes europaea isolate rEulEur1 chromosome 3, rEulEur1.hap1, whole genome shotgun sequence genome:
- the MDM1 gene encoding nuclear protein MDM1: MPLRRKGLTEYKKNFKWRKADQFKLCSPMHEQKCRWAGLRSDQLGIAKEPNFISKRRVPYYSTQISKSFEWNRDNDCETDKPSEREAPPPLELQTNHTKDDVNQENIKTPDAPRLPEKMHPSSAGSRPEPTLLLSANRKLSPKTPVHENGISAPTEKDLGKFDNGLKRVLQRKAGVNILRSRSFPRSSEYQRQFVWKTPEKISPLLAADQVIHSASKSIPPYKSPAIIPETEYERCFKASPPMKERRETHHLEEKDHPIFDPVEASPGEKKEKKESLPKIPEYSPKESKSETEQKQQHKQKHKPHCLHRSLRKMNTEYRSKFLSPTQYIYKDGAWMRIRRNVPGQGSRNTLNYMWYMEVKELREKAEAYRQRIQGTHFSRDHLNQIMSDNNRLWDLSSESSVEEAISNNVRALDLAGVSEKQVSPSPKALPQPEMSEQLTKNNTEKLGLSDAATVPIKRRLAWGELGTAEKLEDLPLEEGEEKANKRESEEFEKGSNKDSNTKKQQVGNISLVSPSGDRSDCSSVSSRKGGRVSTPELRVLGGAQRTHHDLTTPAAGGAVLVSPPKMKSSSSVQVKKGSSDNQDEVEATLLPSPSAAGLKTQDPLLLQKDQWPGLGRCGVRTPPTTMPSEHTSTVPALKPGKESASSYWSPSCRIQGTLRDPEFQHNGNVASPKRSWLQLPLQERNYNDEDDDRLSQLSARSAASSSLASQVLERAQRRKENFWGKM, encoded by the exons GAATTGCAAAAGAACCAAATTTTATTTCCAAGAGAAGAGTGCCATATTACAGCACACAGATTTCAAAGTCCTTTGAGTGGAACAGGGATAATGATTGCGAGACAGATAAACCATCAGAACGTGAAGCTCCTCCACCACTGGAGTTGCAAACGAATCACACCAAAGATGATGTAAATCAGGAAAACATTAAGACACCTGATGCTCCCAGGCTTCCTGAAAAAATGCATCCTAGTTCTGCAGGTTCTAGACCagaaccaactctacttctttcaGCAAACAGGAAGTTATCGCCCAAAACTCCAGTGCATGAAAATGGAATATCAGCACCTACAGAAAAGGACTTAGGAAAATTTGACAACGGG CTTAAGAGAGTCTTGCAGAGGAAAGCAGGCGTGAATATTTTACGATCAAGGAGCTTCCCCAGAAGTTCTGAGTATCAAAGGCAGTTTGTTTGGAAGACCCCAGAGAAAATCTCTCCACTACTTGCGGCAGACCAG GTTATTCACAGTGCAAGTAAATCTATTCCTCCGTACAAGTCTCCTGCAATTATTCCTGAAACTGAATATGAAAGATGTTTTAAAGCTTCTCCCCCTATGAAAGAACGGAGAGAAACACATCATTTGGAAGAGAAAGACCATCCTATATTTGATCCTGTAGAagcatctcctggagaaaag aaagagaaaaaagaatcaCTTCCAAAGATCCCAGAATATTCACCAAAAGAAAGCAAATCAGAaactgaacagaaacaacaacatAAACAAAAACATAAACCACACTGCTTACATAGAAGTCTTAG GAAGATGAACACCGAATACAGATCAAAATTTTTGTCTCCCACTCAATACATATACAAAGATGGAGCTTGGATGCGTATCAGGAGAAATGTACCTGGTCAA GGTTCTCGAAACACCCTAAATTACATGTGGTATATGGAG GTAAAAGAACTGCGAGAGAAAGCAGAGGCTTACAGGCAAAGGATACAgggaacccacttctccagagacCATTTAAACCAGATTATGTCTGATAACAACAGACTGTGGGATTTGTCTTCCGAGTCGAGTGTAGAAGAAGCCATTAGCAACAACGTCAGAGCTCTAGATCTGGCTGG GGTCTCTGAGAAGCAGGTCTCTCCAAGTCCTAAGGCATTGCCACAGCCCGAAATGTCAGAACAGCTAACCAAAAACAACACTGAGAAGCTGGGCCTATCAGATGCTGCTACTGTTCCAATCAAACGGCGCCTAGCTTGGGGTGAACTGGGCACTGCTGAAAAACTGGAAGATTTGCCactggaggaaggagaggaaaaaGCAAATAAGCGGGAATCAGAAGAGTTTGAAAAAGGAAGCAATAAGGATAGCAATACAAAAAAACAGCAAGT AGGAAATATCTCACTTGTGAGTCCCTCAGGTGATAGGTCAGATTGCTCTTCAGTGTCTTCAAGAAAGGGTGGTAGAGTTTCCACGCCAGAGCTAAGAGTTCTTGGTGGAGCCCAAAGAACTCATCATGACCTTACCACACCTGCAGCTG GAGGTGCTGTTCTAGTATCTCCTCCTAAAATGAAGTCTTCGTCCTCGGTACAAGTAAAGAAGGGGTCTTCAGACAATCAG GATGAGGTAGAAGCTACACTGCTGCCTTCTCCCTCAGCTGCTGGATTGAAAACTCAAGACCCTTTGCTGCTACAGAAAGATCAGTGGCCTGGACTAGGTCGCTGTGGTGTAAGAACTCCTCCAACTACAATGCCTTCAGAGCATACATCTACAGTCCCTGCATTAAAGCCAGGAAAGGAGTCTGCTTCATCCTATTGGAGTCCATCATGCCGAATTCAAGGAACTCTCCGGGATCCAGAGTTTCAGCATAATG GAAATGTGGCAAGCCCAAAAAGGAGCTGGCTGCAGTTACCTCTCCAGGAGAGAAACTATAATGATGAAG ATGATGATAGATTGTCCCAACTCTCTGCTCGGTCAGCTGCTTCTAgttccctggcatctcaagttctAGAACGAGCTCAAAGAAGAAAAGAGAACTTCTGGGGCAAGATGTGA